Proteins encoded within one genomic window of Alphaproteobacteria bacterium:
- a CDS encoding ABC transporter permease, with protein MAFLRGLVTFAGLAALWQLVVWLGDLPPYLLPGPVQVAETWLARAGYLLPHALTTAFEILAGLALGTVLGALSALLIGQFRPARRWLLPLLVVSQAIPVFALAPLLVLWFGYGLASKIVMATLIIYFPVAANFLDGLRRTEPGWLDLARTMTAERPGAGLAILRHVRIPAALPALASGLRVATAVAPIGAVVGEWVGSSRGLGYVMLHANGRMQIDLMFAALLTLCLFAVALYLSVDAMLRRALPWQAEADTLEG; from the coding sequence GTGGCCTTCTTGCGCGGCTTGGTGACTTTCGCCGGACTGGCGGCGCTATGGCAGCTGGTGGTCTGGCTCGGCGACTTGCCGCCCTACCTGCTGCCGGGGCCGGTCCAGGTGGCCGAGACCTGGCTGGCCCGGGCCGGTTACTTGCTGCCGCACGCCCTGACGACGGCCTTCGAGATCCTGGCCGGGCTGGCGCTGGGCACCGTGTTGGGGGCGTTGAGCGCGCTGCTGATCGGCCAGTTCCGGCCGGCCCGGCGCTGGTTGCTGCCGCTGCTGGTGGTCTCGCAGGCCATCCCGGTGTTCGCCCTGGCGCCGCTTTTGGTGCTCTGGTTCGGCTACGGCCTGGCCTCGAAAATCGTCATGGCGACGCTGATCATCTATTTCCCGGTGGCCGCCAACTTCCTCGATGGGCTCAGGCGCACCGAGCCGGGTTGGCTCGACCTCGCCCGCACCATGACCGCGGAGCGGCCGGGCGCGGGTCTTGCCATTCTGCGCCATGTGCGCATCCCGGCGGCGCTGCCGGCGCTGGCTTCGGGCCTGCGCGTGGCCACCGCCGTCGCCCCCATCGGCGCCGTGGTCGGCGAATGGGTGGGTTCGAGCCGCGGCCTGGGCTATGTCATGCTGCACGCCAACGGACGCATGCAGATCGATCTCATGTTCGCGGCCTTGCTGACGCTTTGTCTCTTTGCCGTGGCGCTCTACCTCAGCGTCGATGCCATGTTGCGCCGTGCGCTCCCTTGGCAGGCCGAGGCTGATACCCTGGAAGG